A single window of Liolophura sinensis isolate JHLJ2023 chromosome 6, CUHK_Ljap_v2, whole genome shotgun sequence DNA harbors:
- the LOC135466800 gene encoding uncharacterized protein LOC135466800 isoform X1, giving the protein MTAEDVSGERVKEICEEILFDSSSPGFCQEWWRLEVLISCGLVKRRSVKKKPVYQLLSAEETLTCQIRDLSGSHSNKKTIGAMSASAPDVLYTNDNDTHDHGLILLVDQRESGGDVVGLGQLCKMFEDVGIKYRTEILDCGDYQWKWRCDQEEITLPVVIERKRADDLAASLKDGRFWKQINNMLKWQERARKQALVGPLHYIIEGELEKYVVQCEDGCQGVGRCGHPPLSAVQAAVKDLECHPSLCVHKTDSLLNTVNLLAIFSADIGKRIFDGEFDRLRRACCTEMNGNSSNMTHSGLSGDTYIKPGTVCKNDDADDTTVGNYCNNSESTTIKDLPSCNTGNDDDDDGVILISYEIPDTKHVQHNSTGYSNNNNNSNPCSSPLVEVKPICGQTHKLSVSTDVYTSHGAGSLSSVKRKLEDSWSISPSKSTPGGKVYLMKTGYKQKSGSD; this is encoded by the exons ATGACAGCTGAAGATGTCTCAGGGGAGCGAGTAAAGGAGATATGTGAGGAGATATTGTTTGACAGCTCTAGTCCGG GTTTCTGTCAGGAGTGGTGGAGACTGGAGGTTCTGATTAGTTGTGGATTGGTCAAGAGACGATCAGTGAAGAAAAAGCCTGTCTATCAACTCCTGTCAGCTGAAGAAACACTGACTTGTCAAATAAGAG atttgtccGGCAGTCATTCTAACAAGAAAACCATTGGGGCCATGTCAGCTTCAGCGCCTGATGTCCTATATACAAATGATAATGATACCCATGACCACGG GCTGATTCTCTTGGTGGACCAGCGTGAGTCAGGAGGGGATGTGGTGGGGCTAGGACAG ttgtgtaaaatgtttgaaGATGTCGGAATTAAgtaccgaactgaaattttagaCTGTGGAGATTACCAGTGGAAGTGGAGATGTGATCAAGAGGAAATAACTCTTCCTGTTGTTATTGAAAGAAAGCGGGCTG ATGACCTGGCTGCAAGCCTAAAGGATGGCCGCTTCTGGAAGCAGATCAACAACATGCTGAAGTGGCAGGAGAGGGCCAGAAAACAGGCCCTAGTGGGGCCACTGCATTACATCATAGAGGGGGAACTGGAAAAATATGTGGTACAGTGTGAGGATGGCTGTCAGGGGGTGGGTAGGTGTGGTCACCCACCTCTCTCTGCAGTACAG GCAGCTGTGAAGGATTTGGAGTGTCACCCATCCCTGTGTGTCCATAAGACTGACTCGCTGCTCAACACTGTTAATCTGCTAGCAATATTCTCAGCGGATATAGGGAAGAG GATCTTTGATGGAGAATTTGATAGGCTAAGAAGAGCCTGTTGTACAGAGATGAATGGCAACTCAAGTAATATGACTCACTCTGGTCTGTCTGGAGACACTTATATCAAACCTGGAACAGTGTGCAAAAATGATGATGCTGATGACACAACTGTGGGTAATTACTGTAACAATTCTGAAAGTACTACCATTAAAGATCTGCCATCATGTAACACtggtaatgatgatgatgatgatggtgtgATACTAATATCTTATGAAATACCAGACACAAAGCATGTTCAGCACAACTCAACAGGCTatagtaacaacaacaacaacagcaacccTTGCTCGTCGCCACTAGTGGAGGTCAAGCCTATCTGTGGACAGACACACAAGCTATCTGTCAGCACAGATGTCTACACTAGTCATGGTGCAGGTAGCCTGTCTTCTGTGAAACGTAAACTGGAAGACTCCTGGAGCATTTCCCCATCAAAGAGCACGCCAGGGGGAAAGGTTTACCTCATGAAGACGGGTTACAAGCAAAAAAGCGGTAGTGATTAG
- the LOC135466800 gene encoding uncharacterized protein LOC135466800 isoform X2 — MSASAPDVLYTNDNDTHDHGLILLVDQRESGGDVVGLGQLCKMFEDVGIKYRTEILDCGDYQWKWRCDQEEITLPVVIERKRADDLAASLKDGRFWKQINNMLKWQERARKQALVGPLHYIIEGELEKYVVQCEDGCQGVGRCGHPPLSAVQAAVKDLECHPSLCVHKTDSLLNTVNLLAIFSADIGKRIFDGEFDRLRRACCTEMNGNSSNMTHSGLSGDTYIKPGTVCKNDDADDTTVGNYCNNSESTTIKDLPSCNTGNDDDDDGVILISYEIPDTKHVQHNSTGYSNNNNNSNPCSSPLVEVKPICGQTHKLSVSTDVYTSHGAGSLSSVKRKLEDSWSISPSKSTPGGKVYLMKTGYKQKSGSD, encoded by the exons ATGTCAGCTTCAGCGCCTGATGTCCTATATACAAATGATAATGATACCCATGACCACGG GCTGATTCTCTTGGTGGACCAGCGTGAGTCAGGAGGGGATGTGGTGGGGCTAGGACAG ttgtgtaaaatgtttgaaGATGTCGGAATTAAgtaccgaactgaaattttagaCTGTGGAGATTACCAGTGGAAGTGGAGATGTGATCAAGAGGAAATAACTCTTCCTGTTGTTATTGAAAGAAAGCGGGCTG ATGACCTGGCTGCAAGCCTAAAGGATGGCCGCTTCTGGAAGCAGATCAACAACATGCTGAAGTGGCAGGAGAGGGCCAGAAAACAGGCCCTAGTGGGGCCACTGCATTACATCATAGAGGGGGAACTGGAAAAATATGTGGTACAGTGTGAGGATGGCTGTCAGGGGGTGGGTAGGTGTGGTCACCCACCTCTCTCTGCAGTACAG GCAGCTGTGAAGGATTTGGAGTGTCACCCATCCCTGTGTGTCCATAAGACTGACTCGCTGCTCAACACTGTTAATCTGCTAGCAATATTCTCAGCGGATATAGGGAAGAG GATCTTTGATGGAGAATTTGATAGGCTAAGAAGAGCCTGTTGTACAGAGATGAATGGCAACTCAAGTAATATGACTCACTCTGGTCTGTCTGGAGACACTTATATCAAACCTGGAACAGTGTGCAAAAATGATGATGCTGATGACACAACTGTGGGTAATTACTGTAACAATTCTGAAAGTACTACCATTAAAGATCTGCCATCATGTAACACtggtaatgatgatgatgatgatggtgtgATACTAATATCTTATGAAATACCAGACACAAAGCATGTTCAGCACAACTCAACAGGCTatagtaacaacaacaacaacagcaacccTTGCTCGTCGCCACTAGTGGAGGTCAAGCCTATCTGTGGACAGACACACAAGCTATCTGTCAGCACAGATGTCTACACTAGTCATGGTGCAGGTAGCCTGTCTTCTGTGAAACGTAAACTGGAAGACTCCTGGAGCATTTCCCCATCAAAGAGCACGCCAGGGGGAAAGGTTTACCTCATGAAGACGGGTTACAAGCAAAAAAGCGGTAGTGATTAG